The sequence TTTTTTCAATTCGTCTTTATTATCGATTGTAATAAACATATTTCTTGCAAACAAACTATGCCATGCCTTCTCGGTTATTATTCTTACGGGCATTCGATATTCGGGATCCGCGCCGGCATATACATCCTGAACGAACAACTCTTCGCCCTGAGCCCATGCCTGCAGACGTCCAAACAGTTCGTTGAATTTAGCCTGACTGTATGGCCTGTTATAGATTCCCCACCAGATATTATTTCCCGTTGATTCTTCCTGAACAATATATTTATCCGCTGCGGCTCGCGCTGTGTGTTTTCCCGTATTTACGAGCAGCGGACCGCCTTTGATTATTTTGCCTTCGTTACGGAAGATTGCTTCTTCATAGAGAGCTTCTTCCGGCAAATTCCAGTATACTCTGTCGAGATACGTCAGTCCCTGATGTTTTAATCTGAAATCCGACGCTAATTCCATCGCTTCTTTCGAAGCGGGGGTATTGAATTCGAGGTATTTGCTCATAACCAGTCCCTCACTAATTTTCTGTCGCCGATATAAAGTTCGTTAGGAGCGTTCGGATCGATTGCCCATTTTATTCTTTCGACTCCTTCCTGAATTTCTTTCATCGAACCCGCAAAACTAAGACGAATAAATCCTTCCATTCCGAATTCAACTCCGGGCACGGTCAACACCATAACTTTGTCGACCAATAACTGAGAGAGTTTATGAGAGCTTTTTTCGTATGCGCTGAAATCGACAAAACAGTAAAATGTTCCATCGGGCACAAAAACTTTTGCGCCTTCCATTGAGCGCAGCAAGTCGACCATTACGTTGCGATTGTTTTCCAGAGTCGCTCTGAGATTTTCCACACTCGATTGAATTCCGTTCAGAGCTCCCACTGCGGCGCGCTGCAAAACAACAGATGGCCCTCCCGATTGGTGGCTCTGTATATTCGTCATTGCTTCGATAAGTTTTTTGTTTGCCACAGCCCAGCCTATCCGAAAACCCGTCATTGCATATTGTTTCGACACTCCGTTGATAATTATCATTTTCGAGTTTTCGTCTTTCTTTTTTGCATACATCCAGGGATTAATCGGTTTCCTGCCGTCGAAAATCAAACGATGATAAATATCGTCCATTATTAAATAGAGGTCGCGTCGCTCGCAAAAATCGACAATGTCGGCAATAAATTCTTCCGAGTAAACGGCTCCGGAAGGATTATTTGGACTGTTGATTATAATTGCTTTCGTATAACTGCCTACCTTCCTTTCGATATCCTGAATTCTGGGATAAAAAGCGCCGTCTTCGGGCGGAACGGGAACTCCGATGCCGCCGCACA comes from Melioribacter roseus P3M-2 and encodes:
- a CDS encoding pyridoxal phosphate-dependent aminotransferase, which translates into the protein MSLSLIAKSISASPTLALNEKAQILRQKGEPVINFSVGEPRSRAPLDSILAAVQILNSGEVRYTPPDGIPDLKKAIIRYTEEFYDRKVEPENIIVSGGAKQAIMVALQSILNPQEEVLYPAPYWVSYPEMAKLCGGIGVPVPPEDGAFYPRIQDIERKVGSYTKAIIINSPNNPSGAVYSEEFIADIVDFCERRDLYLIMDDIYHRLIFDGRKPINPWMYAKKKDENSKMIIINGVSKQYAMTGFRIGWAVANKKLIEAMTNIQSHQSGGPSVVLQRAAVGALNGIQSSVENLRATLENNRNVMVDLLRSMEGAKVFVPDGTFYCFVDFSAYEKSSHKLSQLLVDKVMVLTVPGVEFGMEGFIRLSFAGSMKEIQEGVERIKWAIDPNAPNELYIGDRKLVRDWL